One window of Perca fluviatilis chromosome 12, GENO_Pfluv_1.0, whole genome shotgun sequence genomic DNA carries:
- the cracdla gene encoding platelet binding protein GspB: MESFSRDTEGSTEDIPGRKKSKLKALKTRLFGRSKRGGGEVDAKLSQSASDINAGKGLGSDEDLACSQGMMGSRALSHDSIFLADLVLTDTEPARVLSQENVHSKIKALQIKLQQQKMHLGPPPLVLPIRHPEDLGSRSKDDSLAHSPPEISGALSKTPSQPSSRPLSPIPKPAPTKSVPLTPSLPLPLSVSSHSSSSAVEPPIDFSSPAQFTPCLDTSAARHRMSVKPKNQRAGTKKTLAANDSKSHLHTLNNTNHPESVREEERRLSTQEEVTLETEQGGAVTPIMSQRLPSKSPEVAPITSEAASKSSGLTFSQQDQALLGRLPSIPSQVLRVKPHRPADVMLRERPHSSFIQSELKDNREDFEIQLMSHDNRNTLNKAEVSSDHHSTPFGSVHQQVQGETESTRGIKRPTPGSGSFHFTLTTAKNRDGERPRSGSFVGVLGHTEARHKTVWETKDKPFSSTREKEELRGGPFTVGRLRQEEAQHKSSVPPWDRRDSLKKMESVMTPSKNVSTDTGAAEVEESSQVVVEEAVEAQEVEEDEGKKAFGVKLRSTSLSMRFRSDSSSNRNSKPPVYEEQCDKEKRLEIRDLRLTDPTPLGFSLSVKHNPPSTSSPHAMATEVQTTSSNLREVETSITAPQEPQAAPQTSSSEVSWMSLAMEKTKSLQHLFTSRLPRDFTGVQTAARPQVQMETPTGAQVQTQTVKIQQSTTSTEAASQPSTDALKAETVQSRSQAQTVKPSLIAVQQKTPPVQSNTSREPQTLKQTSEPQSASHSASHPAVQTNPWTTQSPLHSSTQTETSSQFAQGSVTQSLAQSYLSSGQQQLPWSNRGLHPSNQLKSTTSVSTTSSATAPLPVAAFGRGEREATVEEKEGASQSVRQAGWAGSVSEKAAFLEKQAEWTTPFGTKGVELRKAQTEVQTSGESPASVKTMPLNKDIKPEGRQGVKPAESSPTKVPDRPREDKWLRKNVASSPSSSPTMPSALQSMSDSSQPSWMELAKRKSMAWSDKSMD, encoded by the exons ATGGAATCTTTCTCTAGAGATACAGAAGGAAGCACCGAGGACATTCCAG GACGTAAAAAGTCCAAACTGAAGGCTCTGAAAACTCGTCTCTTCGGTAGGAgtaagagaggagggggagaggtAGATGCCAAACTCAGCCAGTCAGCCAGTGACATTAATGCAGGAAAGGGACTCGGATCAGATGAAGATTTGGC TTGCTCCCAGGGGATGATGGGATCACGGGCATTGTCCCATGACAGCATCTTTCTGGCTGATCTGGTCCTGACAGACACTGAACCAGCCAGGGTCTTATCCCAGGAGAACGTTCACAGCAAGATCAAAGCTCTGCAG ATTAAACTTCAGCAACAGAAGATGCATTTGGGGCCGCCGCCTCTCGTTCTGCCAATCAGACATCCAGAGGATCTGGGAAGCCGCTCCAAGGATGACAGCCTTGCCCACAGCCCCCCTGAAATCTCAGGAGCCCTAAGCAAG ACCCCATCCCAGCCATCCTCTCGTCCGCTCTCACCCATCCCCAAACCTGCACCAACCAAATCTGTGCCCCTGACTCCATCTCTCCCTTtgcctctttctgtctcctcccATTCCTCTTCTTCTGCTGTGGAGCCCCCGATAGACTTCAGCTCTCCAGCCCAGTTCACCCCCTGTCTAGATACCTCTGCTGCACGCCACCGGATGTCTGTCAAGCCCAAAAACCAGAGGGCCGGCACCAAGAAGACACTTGCTGCA aatgaCTCGAAGTCTCACTTACACACCCTTAACAACACCAACCACCCTGAGTCTGTAAGAGAAGAAGAGCGGCGCCTTAGTACTCAAGAGGAGGTGACATTGGAAACAGAACAAGGAGGGGCCGTCACTCCTATTATGTCTCAGCGTCTTCCTTCAAAATCCCCAGAGGTGGCACCAATCACATCAGAGGCAGCATCCAAATCATCTGGCCTAACATTTTCCCAACAGGACCAAGCTCTTCTTGGGAGATTGCCCTCCATACCCTCCCAGGTACTTAGAGTTAAGCCTCACAGACCAGCGGATGTAATGCTCAGAGAACGGCCACACTCGTCTTTTATACAGTCAGAACTGAAGGACAACAGAGAGGATTTTGAAATACAATTAATGTCCCATGACAACAGAAATACTCTCAACAAGGCTGAAGTCTCCTCCGACCATCACTCCACTCCCTTCGGCTCAGTTCACCAGCAGGTTCAAGGCGAGACAGAAAGCACAAGAGGAATAAAGAGACCCACCCCAGGATCTGGGTCTTTCCATTTCACCCTCACCACTGCCAAAAACCGGGATGGAGAAAGACCCCGATCGGGCAGTTTTGTGGGAGTGCTGGGACACACTGAAGCCAGGCACAAGACAGTCTGGGAAACAAAGGATAAACCCTTTTCAAGCACGAGGGAAAAGGAAGAACTAAGAGGGGGCCCTTTTACTGTGGGAAGACTTAGACAAGAGGAAGCGCAACACAAAAGTTCAGTTCCTCCATGGGACAGGAGGGACAGCCTCAAAAAAATGGAATCCGTGATGACACCATCTAAAAATGTGAGCACAGATACAGGCGCTGCAGAGGTGGAGGAGAGCAGCcaggtggtggtggaggaggcgGTGGAAGCACAggaggtcgaggaggatgaagGAAAGAAAGCGTTTGGTGTTAAACTGCGCTCCACATCTCTGTCAATGAGATTTCGGTCTGATAGCTCTTCTAATCGTAACTCAAAGCCACCAGTGTATGAGGAGCAAtgtgacaaagaaaaaagaCTGGAAATAAGAGACCTCCGACTGACAG ATCCAACCCCATTGGGCTTCTCCCTTTCAGTTAAGCATAACCCGCCATCTACCAGCAGTCCTCACGCCATGGCGACAGAAGTCCAAACAACATCCTCAAACCTCAGAGAAGTTGAAACTTCCATCACAGCGCCCCAGGAGCCCCAGGCTGCCCCCCAAACATCCTCATCTGAGGTGTCCTGGATGAGCTTGGCAATGGAAAAGACCAAAAGCCTTCAGCACCTTTTTACTAGTAGACTTCCCAGAGATTTTACAGGGGTGCAGACAGCGGCTCGACCACAAGTCCAAATGGAGACACCGACCGGAGCACAAGTACAGacacagactgtaaaaatacaacaaagtaCAACATCAACAGAGGCTGCAAGTCAACCATCAACGGATGCACTCAAAGCAGAAACAGTGCAAAGTAGAAGTCAAGCACAGACTgtcaaaccatcactaataGCAGTGCAACAGAAGACGCCTCCTGTTCAGTCAAACACCTCCAGAGAACcacaaacattaaaacaaaccaGTGAACCTCAGTCTGCCTCACATTCTGCATCTCATCCAGCTGTACAGACCAACCCATGGACTACCCAGTCTCCCTTGCACTCCTctacacaaacagaaacctCATCTCAGTTTGCACAAGGGAGTGTCACACAGTCTCTTGCACAATCTTACCTTTCATCGGGCCAGCAGCAACTCCCCTGGAGCAATCGAGGTCTTCATCCCTCCAACCAGCTCAAATCAACAACCTCAGTTTCTACCACCTCATCAGCCACAGCTCCTCTTCCGGTTGCTGCCTttggaagaggagaaagagaagccACTGTGGAGGAAAAAGAGGGAGCATCACAGTCAGTAAGACAGGCCGGTTGGGCTGGGTCAGTAAGCGAGAAGGCTGCTTTTTTGGAGAAACAGGCAGAGTGGACCACTCCGTTTGGAACCAAGGGG GTGGAATTAAGGAAAGCTCAAACAGAGGTGCAGACATCAGGTGAATCCCCTGCTTCAGTCAAAACCATGCCTCTAAACAAAGACATAAAACCAGAGGGAAGACAAGGGGTAAAACCTGCAG AGTCAAGTCCCACCAAGGTTCCAGACAGACCTCGTGAGGACAAATGGCTGCGTAAAAATGTGGCGTCATCGCCCTCATCGTCACCTACAATGCCATCAGCGTTGCAGTCCATGTCTGACAGCAGCCAGCCGTCCTGGATGGAGCTGGCAAAAAGAAAGTCAATGGCCTGGAGTGATAAGTCCATGGACTGA
- the mrpl30 gene encoding 39S ribosomal protein L30, mitochondrial, which produces MSGVCHGLSSLSFKFLSEATLLSPCPWFVSARSKFTKARIPKEVFAERSKEHEKYGGDPDQPHKLHIVTRVKSTMRRPYWEKEMVKHLGLEKAHVPVIHKNTPAVNSQLKFVKHLVRIQPLRTPYGLPAEQDMGDTYINSKGELIVRRLLQPADPKAIES; this is translated from the exons atgtcggGTGTCTGTCACGGTTTGAGCTCTTTATCATTCAAG TTCCTGTCAGAAGCTACACTTTTGTCACCTTGCCCATGGTTTGTGTCTGCACGCAGCAAATTTACCAAAGCAAGAATCCCAAAAGAG GTTTTTGCAGAGAGATCAAAAGAACATGAGAAATATGGGGGAGATCCAGACCAACCTCATAAACTGCATATAGTGACACGAGTCAAAAGTACGATGCGCAGACCGTACTGGGAGAAAGAGATGGTGAAACATCTTGGGCTTGAGAAG GCACATGTTCCTgtaattcacaaaaatacacctGCGGTCAATAGCCAACTGAAATTCGTCAAGCACCTCGTCAG GATCCAGCCCTTGAGGACGCCCTATGGACTCCCTGCTGAGCAGGACATGGGTGACACCTACATTAACAGCAAAGGGGAGTTGATTGTTCGTCGCCTCCTCCAACCTGCAGACCCCAAGGCTATCGAGTCTTAG
- the mitd1 gene encoding MIT domain-containing protein 1, translating into MTQNHVSGMETSAISVLKRAVELDHSDRFQESLVCYQEGIQLLIDAMKAVKEDSKRGHYREKIKSYMDRAEQIKAHVNQMKEDGKYHEEIRIAEDATGYSYESLFKPYMSSLLTEVWVQDPYIRHTHQLYNFLRYCEMLLKAPCKVKKIHLLTSQDEADSGQQSSALAELKESLSAQGVTLDLQYSSTIHDREIRFDNGWIIKIGRGLDYFKRPKGRFSIGYCDYDLRQCQETNVDIFHTKHTKTL; encoded by the exons ATGACACAAAATCATGTGTCAGGGATGGAGACATCCGCCATCTCCGTCCTGAAGCGGGCAGTGGAGCTCGACCACAGCGACCGCTTCCAGGAGTCTCTTGTCTGCTACCAGGAAGGCATCCAGCTGCTTATAGACGCGATGAAAG CTGTGAAAGAGGACTCAAAGAGAGGCCACTACAGAGAGAAGATAAAGAGCTACATGGACAGAGCAGAGCAAATCAAAGCTCATGTGAACCAGATGAAAGAAG ATGGGAAATACCATGAGGAGATAAGAATAGCAGAGGATGCGACTGGTTACAGCTACGAGTCTCTGTTCAAGCCATACATGAGCAGTTTACTCACAGAGGTCTGGGTACAAGACCCATACATACGGCACACCCACCAA TTGTACAACTTCCTGCGGTACTGTGAGATGCTGCTGAAAGCGCCCTGCAAGGTGAAAAAGATCCATCTCCTCACTTCACAGGATGAA GCGGATAGTGGCCAGCAGAGCAGCGCTCTGGCTGAGCTGAAAGAGAGTCTGAGTGCTCAGGGAGTGACTCTGGATCTGCAGTACTCCTCCACTATACATGACAGGGAGATCAG gTTTGACAATGGTTGGATCATCAAAATAGGAAGAGGGCTGGATTACTTCAAGAGACCTAAG GGCCGATTCTCTATTGGATATTGTGACTATGACCTCAGGCAGTGCCAAGAGACCAACGTAGACATTtttcacaccaaacacacaaaaacactatgA
- the creg2 gene encoding protein CREG2 — MKARYFPLAVFANVLCLCLSYTLRSSVSWVVSSNDVVEDADLSDEVAPALLVDSAGLWKQAYPSSNVLGDSVESPGELVKPDNENVAQISSRLFSYRLEKVKKSGSSSPPPHQETARTARYIAHYSDWGHLSTISTQDKIKGLPFGNIFSVSDGPLDNSTGVIYFYVTPMDNTVSDLKSNPYASLTFSEAEGEFCRQMVYDPEDPRCARLTLTGKMVEVAPEELIFAKEAMFSRHPVMAKWPVGHKWFFMKLELIQVWLQDWIGGISLIPLEDYFKATPF; from the exons ATGAAGGCCCGTTACTTTCCCTTGGCAGTGTTTGCCAAtgtcctgtgtttgtgtctaagcTACACCCTCAGGAGCTCGGTGTCTTGGGTCGTCTCCTCCAACGATGTGGTGGAGGACGCGGACCTGTCGGATGAGGTCGCCCCGGCTTTGCTGGTGGACAGTGCGGGGCTGTGGAAGCAGGCGTATCCGTCCTCAAACGTCCTCGGAGACAGCGTGGAGAGCCCGGGAGAGCTAGTCAAGCCGGACAACGAGAATGTGGCGCAGATCTCCTCTCGCCTGTTTTCATATCGACTGGAGAAGGTGAAGAAGTCCGGCAGCAGCAGTCCTCCTCCGCACCAAGAGACCGCCAGGACTGCTAGATACATAGCTCATTACAGTGACTGGGGACATCTGTCCACCATTTCAACTCAAGACAAG ATCAAAGGTCTCCCCTTTGGGAACATCTTCTCAGTCAGTGATGGACCGTTGGACAACAGCACTGGAGTCATCTATTTTTATGTGACTCCAATGGACAACACCGTATCAGACCTGAAAAGTAACCCCTACGCTTCTCTCACATTCTCAGAGGCTGAGGGAGAATTCTGCAG GCAAATGGTGTATGATCCAGAAGATCCAAGATGTGCTCGACTCACACTCACAGGCAAGATGGTGGAGGTAGCCCCAGAGGAGCTCATTTTTGCAAAGGAGGCAATGTTTTCAAG ACATCCTGTGATGGCAAAGTGGCCAGTGGGACACAAGTGGTTCTTCATGAAGTTGGAGTTGATCCAGGTCTGGCTGCAGGACTGGATCGGAGGCATATCACTCATTCCACTGGAGGACTACTTTAAAGCTACGCCTTTCTGA